One Capsicum annuum cultivar UCD-10X-F1 chromosome 2, UCD10Xv1.1, whole genome shotgun sequence genomic window carries:
- the LOC107858958 gene encoding LOW QUALITY PROTEIN: cleavage stimulating factor 64 (The sequence of the model RefSeq protein was modified relative to this genomic sequence to represent the inferred CDS: substituted 2 bases at 2 genomic stop codons), which translates to MPTSDSQRCSVFVGNIPYDATGEQLIQICEDVGPVVSFRLVIDRETGKPKGFGFCEYKDEETLLSARCNLQGYEINGRQLRVDFAENDKNSDKNREQGRGGPGMAANVGMFGFQPQKHIGGPDFPVDSALQQPLGMPVAMAAAAVMAGALRAAQSGSSVGQSGVDPLTLFMSKFSRSQLNDVVSELKAMCTQNKEQTRQLLLAIPNLSKALFQVQLILGIVTQPMLQMPNIWQFAAPQLQPLLLDSQQSQQLATXSFLGLPPLPPSLLPQARPQIHLVQPGQNQVLQSQLSTLSRILPSTQPHVDLSINPPVQVGAATKQQMQISFLQQTGPVVSTNFTYKSXLGTENTSYHSPPSMHPPLLEQGSQGNPSAVSGVLDNPTKESRRPQAPNNSSWITRPAYPSGLPKEKRGAANNPDLLSRPSKTARLNDGISYALHDASVSMPLSRLSIQVSAAAETSNPDKQASQVQQLPSDAESALLQQVLSLTPEQLSSLPPDQQKQVIQLQHMLCQPTQPNFSTRRGPQIHTPAS; encoded by the exons ATTAGTGATTGATAGAGAAACTGGGAAACCAAAAGGTTTTGGATTCTGCGAATACAAGGATGAAGAGACTCTGTTAAGTGCTCGTTGTAATCTTCAGGGGTATGAGATAAATGGTCGGCAGTTAAGAGTTGATTttgctgaaaatgataaaaattccGATAAAAATCGTGAACAG GGTCGCGGAGGACCTGGTATGGCCGCAAATGTTGGTATGTTTGGATTTC AACCCCAAAAACACATTGGGGGACCTGATTTCCCCGTGGATTCTGCACTTCAGCAGCCATTAGGCATGCCGGTAGCTATGGCTGCTGCAGCTGTTATGGCAGGAGCTCTTAGAGCTGCTCAGAGTGGCAGCTCAGTCGGTCAGTCTGGAGTAGATCCTTTAACACTATTTATGTCCAAATTTTCTAGGAGCCAACTGAATGATGTTGTGTCTGAACTCAAG GCAATGTGTACACAAAACAAGGAACAGACGCGCCAACTGCTGCTAGCAATTCCAAATTTGTCAAAAGCTCTTTTTCAG GTACAGCTAATACTTGGAATAGTAACCCAACCAATG TTGCAGATGCCAAATATTTGGCAATTTGCTGCACCTCAGCTGCAGCCATTGTTGCTAGATAGTCAGCAAAGTCAACAACTAGCAACTTAGTCTTTTCTGGGGTTACCCCCACTTCCCCCCAGTTTGCTCCCCCAGGCACGGCCCCAGATTCATCTGGTGCAACCAGGGCAGAACCAAGTTTTGCAGAGTCAGTTGTCCACGCTTTCTAGAATCCTTCCATCAACACAACCCCATGTCGATTTGTCAATTAACCCACCAGTTCAGGTGGGAGCTGCTACAAAGCAGCAAATGCAGATTTCATTCTTGCAACAAACTGGGCCAGTTGTGTCTACAAATTTTACATATAAAAGTTAGCTGGGGACAGAAAATACAAGCTACCATTCTCCTCCATCAATGCATCCCCCATTACTGGAACAAGGTTCTCAG GGAAACCCTTCAGCAGTTTCTGGTGTCTTGGATAATCCAACTAAAGAATCGAGACGACCCCAGGCTCCTAACAATTCATCTTGGATTACCAGACCAGCTTACCCTTCCGGTTTACCTAAGGAGAAGAGAGGGGCAGCTAATAATCCAGATCTTCTGAGTCGGCCTTCGAAAACGGCAAGGCTaaatgatggaataagttatgccttgcatgatgcaagtgtatCTATGCCCCTGTCCagactctcaattcaagtttCAGCTGCAGCAGAAACGTCAAACCCCGATAAACAAGCTAGTCAG GTCCAGCAGCTTCCATCGGACGCTGAGTCTGCCTTGCTGCAACAAGTACTGAGTCTCACTCCTGAGCAGTTAAGTTCACTGCCACCAGATCAGCAGAAACAGGTCATTCAGCTCCAACACATGCTTTGTCAGCCAACGCAGCCAAACTTTAGTACCCGAAGAGGACCTCAGATACATACACCAGCAAGCTAA